The genomic DNA TTCATGTTCAGATTTAGACACACATCAATGTATTTATTACAGAAATGAGATCAACGCATATAGAAATGCAATCTAGTTAGATAAATTCATGTCCATAAAGAAAGTCTTCTaacaagcatttcatcaaatagAACATATGCACACAAGCTTCATCAAACAAGGGAATTGACAATTCAATAGAGTTTACAATATCCACACATTATAATTACTTCCTACGTCCTAGAACAGTTTAAATCTACTCGATAATAGCTAGAAATACAATCGAAAGACTCATAATAACAGAAATCCAAGAGAATGAGGAGGGACTCTTATCCTTTGATGTCGAGTGAAAcctttggatgcagatcttggcGTGCCGACAAGGATAGAGTAGTAGAATGGCCTCGGATCGCCCAGATGACGTCTCTGAATGTAAGGATTTAGCCTAGATGGTCTCCTCCTGTCCACCAAACTTCCCCCCCTTTGGAGGAGATGAAGTGCCCCtcttatagaaaaaaaaaatgataattccagttagtctcattgactatccctgggtGATCGACTCGAACCCACGGAAAGATATACGTTAAATgatataaaataacatatataatctatgcacatcaatcattgctctcaatatattcggtcaaattgatttttcatagtatttttacaatcaggagaactagatgaacatatatgaactagtttcatgtcatttcgaggtctctaggtcgatcagcaAATTTCAGTCGAAATTGGCTAATGAACTTAGAGATATCGAAATGACATAAAACCAGTTTCTACGTCTAGTTCTtctgattgtaaaaatactatcaaacatcaatttgattaaatatattgagagcaataattttttaaatataaattaatttttcgaacatattatgtttaaaaaattaccgTTCTCAAGATATAttggattaaattaattttttatagtatttttacaatcaagaaaattagaaaaactTATATGATATGGTTTTATGTTATTCTGAACTCTTTAAATTTATCAGTCGATTTTATTCGAAATtgattgataaatttttttaaatacagagaaataaattaatttgatggaaaaaaaatcagatttttttttaatcaatttgatTTGAGGATGGGAATAAAATTAGAAGTCggtatataatttaataattttaaaattatattacggGATTTGAATATTTGGAAAACTTATATAACGGGTTAAAGGCTGAACATTCTTTCGTCTATTTCCTTTTCGTGCGAATATTCAACGGCACGGCACTTTGAATTTTCGAAATATCTAACAAACCCGCGAATCTTCTCTTCGTTCGAATTCCAAGTCCCGAGGGAAGAAAATGAGCAGTTTTGTGAAAATGACAATAAGTagtaattataataataaattaaagatgACTAATTTGAGGATAAGACTACTGCCGATTCTTTGCTAACGTTGACATTTACCCACCTTTTGTTTTTTTCTCTAGAAAAAGTTTAATGACGAAATCGTGATTTAGAAATTAAACTAACCCAACTCAAAATTCCTTTTTAGGTAATATAAtgcattaaaattatattaatctttataataaaattatattaattaaaatgttttaatattaaaatattaaaataaaattattagtaGAGTATTAggacttttgaaaatctaaattatttaaatttttgaaaattcgaatcgaaaaatatattttttaacatgattaacttaaaatatttatagaagcttctttgatcttaatattgtcaattctaagatgtgagacTAGAGAATATgtcgtagctgagtctcgaactctagattatTGATTGTTTCGCTTatgaaattattaataaattttgaaaattatttttaatatgaatagaaaaaaaatattaatataaatttattttaaagagagaaaatttttaataaaatagtaatatatatatatatatatatatatatatatatatatatatatatatatatatatatatatatatatatatataaaattctctTCTATATtacatattatatattatattataaataacatcCGGATGTGAATGCTCTTAACGTCCACTCGTGCCCCACGGGGTTATCTCGGCTGATAAAGGCGTAGAAGTTTGCCACTGAGAACATGGGTTCGAGTCCGCAGGGCAACGGGGATTTATTCCCTATCCCTGTGCAAAAAGTCTCGGCCCACTGCGTACTTGCCACCGagctaccgtgatttacctccctcgtaaTGATCCTGGGCAGGGTGCGGCGGGGACCCTGAGGACGagggtttcgccttttgccacattttTTTGCCACCTCTTAACGTCCACTCGCAATTCAATTAGTCAACATCTGCATTAATCGGATTTTTTTTAATTGCCATTTTGGGCGTCTATTTATGTGGCTTTAGCTGTTGGCCACACAACGGCACCGATTTAGCAATGGCTGCCGGCCGCATCGACTCTTACCTTTTGGGCGGCGGCGCCCTCTTGCTCGCCCTCCACTTCCTACTCAGCCGGTGGCTCCTCCGCAAGACTCGGTCGCGCCTCCCTCTGCCGCCGGGGCCTCGCGGCGTGCCCGTGCTCGGCGCCCTCCCCCTCGTCGGCGCAAGCGCGCACTCGAACCTCGCCCGGCTCGCCGCCCGCTACGGCCCCATCATGTCGCTCCGCCTCGGCTTCCACCTCTGCGTCGTCGCGTCCGACGCCTCCTCCGCCCGCGCCTTCCTCAAGACCGCCGACGCGCAGTTCGCCCACCGCCCCGACCCCATCAGCGCCCGCGACGTCAGCTACCAGCGCCAGAACCTGGTCATGTCCGACGCCACCCCGACGTGGAAGCACATGCGCAAGCTGTGCAGCCTCCACCTGCTCGGAGGCAAGGCCCTCGCCGACTGGGCCCCCACGCGCCGCGCCGAGTTCCGCCGCCTCGTCGACTCCCTCCGCCGCCTCCACGACGCCGGCCAGCCGGTCCCCATCTTCGACCTGCTCATCTGCACCCTCGCCAACGTGGTGGGGACCATCGCCGTCGGCGGAAGGGTCTTCGACGACCACGGCGACGAGTCCAACAAGTTCAAGGACGTGCTCTCCGACATGCTCACCGGCGGCGCGCAGTTCAACGTCGGCGACTTTTTCCCCTCGATTGCGTGGATGGACCTTCAGGTACGAGTACCGATCCATAACAATCCGTGGGATCGCACTAAATCGCATTGAAATTGTATCCCCAATCAAAAATCCACTCCACGATCATCCGTAGGGTATTCAAGCGAAGATGCTCAGCGTGCACAAGAGATTTGATGCCCTGGTGACGGGGTTGTTCGAGGAGCACCAAAGAACAAGGGAGAGTCGCCGTGGCGCCCCGGACTTCATCGACAAAGTGATGGCTAACAAGGTGTCGGAGGACGACGGCGCCACCATTTCCGACGTCAACGTCAGAGCCCTCATTTTTGTAAGTTTTCTTCTTGGCGATTTATGAGCCTGTTTAAGATCTCTCGTCATCGTCATTTACTCAGCACaaaattaaagattaaaaaaatatagatagaTGAAAATTGACATGACGACGGCCATTTTCATCTATTGACTTTGTTGTCCGATGGGAATCTCACTTCACTTGGATCTCCCAATTAAAAGTAAACGCCGTAATCGAATGAATCTATAAACAAAATGGTGCAGGACCTGTTCACTGCTGGCACTGACACGTCATCGGTCGTTGTGGAATGGACCCTCGCGGAGTTGCTGAGGAACCCGGCGATCCTCCGCCGGCTGCAGGCCGAGACGGAAGCGGTAGTGGGGCGCGACCGCCTGCTCGAGGAGTCCGACATCCCCAATCTGCCGTACCTTCAGGCGGTGTGCAAGGAGGCGCTGCGCCTGCACCCGTCGACGCCGCTGATGCTGCCCCACTTCAGCCACGAGGATTGCGAAGTGGGCGGGTTTTTCATCCCCAAGCACACGCGGCTGCTGGTCAACGTGTGGGCCATCGGCCGCGACCCCGCCGTGTGGGAGAACCCGCTGACCTTCGACCCCGACCGGTTTCTCCCCGGCGGGAAAGGCGCGCGGTACGACCCTCTGGGCAGCGACGGCAACTTCGGGTTCATCCCCTTCGGGGCGGGCCGGCGGTCGTGCGCAGGCAAGCTGGTGGGGATGCTTTTCGTGCAGTACCTGGTGGGCACGCTGGCGCACGCCTTCGACTGGGAGCTGCCGGAGGGGGAGGAGGAGATCGACATGGAGGCAAAGCCGGGGCTGGCGCTCCCCAAGGCCGTGCCCCTCAAGCCCTTCGCCCGCCCGCGCTTGTCGCCGGCGGCGTATGTTTGAACACGGAACAGAATTCCGGCGGCCGTTAATTCCTCGGCATAATAGcgacaaataataaaaaaaaaatattataatacatAAGGTAGTTTCAAGAATGACAAGTTTGGGATTCGATAGATATTTTTATTGATCCCTTttgtattaaaatataataatagaaAATTGTGGTCGGTCtgttaaaaattatctttaaagaGGGGAATTCTGTTGTTGGATAGACAATAGATTTGTTATATAAATTTAAAGTCCGCATATCCATAAGATATGATCCGTGTTATATGTGGTTCAACAATATAAATGGATATTCCTTGTAGTGTGAGTCATCTTGTTGGAGCCGGTTTGACGTTTTGCTCCAATAATATAAATGGATTCGGGTTATTtggatgaaatttttttttaagctttagTTTTGAACCTGAAAGATGGATATGCCTATTCTATTAGACTTTTGTAGCTTTCCATGTTTTCCTTTTAAAAAAAGATGTTCTTCTggttcttgtataacttttatatATCTATACTTTGGTGAAAGATCTGTTTTATtgaaaaagaatttatacaaaagATCTGTTTTAATTGTAGTAACAGGTGATAATCCTGCAGCCAAGATCCTTCAATGGAGTAAGAGTCTcctcagcttcttctttggtggagaAGAGGGTTTTAATTGTTCGTGCTTCATCGGAGACAGATGGGAATGAGGGTGGTGAATCTGATACGTGAtattgttgaataagtgaatggagaataaatgaaatagaaaaaaagttttattatgaatgagactttagtctcacattggaagtttcaaagTAATTTTATTGGTTTATATTAATGATCATTAAGATCATTAACTCTGACTATTGatccgagctcctatataaggaggtttcgATCATGGACAGACTCCATTTTTTCCCTCCTCCTCTATCATGCAACTCCTGCTTGGCGGAGTAcccgtgatagcaatcgggtgccactcagttcagcgtgaccaccagtgcttggtcggattcacggtcGATCGTTGTATGCTGGGAAATAGAcgacccttgtaagcctcgaagTTTGTCGGCCGGAGGTGGGCAAATCTGTTTGAAGGAAATTACGACTCAcaggcctcggtcagctcgcTCGGTCG from Zingiber officinale cultivar Zhangliang chromosome 4A, Zo_v1.1, whole genome shotgun sequence includes the following:
- the LOC121969332 gene encoding flavonoid 3',5'-hydroxylase 1-like, translated to MAAGRIDSYLLGGGALLLALHFLLSRWLLRKTRSRLPLPPGPRGVPVLGALPLVGASAHSNLARLAARYGPIMSLRLGFHLCVVASDASSARAFLKTADAQFAHRPDPISARDVSYQRQNLVMSDATPTWKHMRKLCSLHLLGGKALADWAPTRRAEFRRLVDSLRRLHDAGQPVPIFDLLICTLANVVGTIAVGGRVFDDHGDESNKFKDVLSDMLTGGAQFNVGDFFPSIAWMDLQGIQAKMLSVHKRFDALVTGLFEEHQRTRESRRGAPDFIDKVMANKVSEDDGATISDVNVRALIFDLFTAGTDTSSVVVEWTLAELLRNPAILRRLQAETEAVVGRDRLLEESDIPNLPYLQAVCKEALRLHPSTPLMLPHFSHEDCEVGGFFIPKHTRLLVNVWAIGRDPAVWENPLTFDPDRFLPGGKGARYDPLGSDGNFGFIPFGAGRRSCAGKLVGMLFVQYLVGTLAHAFDWELPEGEEEIDMEAKPGLALPKAVPLKPFARPRLSPAAYV